A window of the Desulforapulum autotrophicum HRM2 genome harbors these coding sequences:
- the purF gene encoding amidophosphoribosyltransferase has product MFENERPRDECGVFGLYRHSEAATLTYFGLYALQHRGQESAGICVSRKNNKMVSHKGMGLVHDVFKMEDLARIEGGSAIGHVRYSTTGDSVLANAQPFVAQHKGRAYAVAHNGNLVNAHKLKQELEESGSIFQTTMDSEVFLHLFVKNLKDGNVVRAIQRSVAKIEGAYSFVILTCKGEVIGVKDPNSFRPLALGKINGSYVLSSETCAFDLVQAEFVRELDPGEIVIINEDGVTSIKADPEPKTASLCIFEYIYFARPDSTIFGKNVYQMRKAHGKRLAQEAPVDADFVMPFPDSGNYAAIGYAEESGIPFEMGMIRNHYVGRSFIQPTQSMRDFAVRVKLNPVRELIRNKEIIIIEDSIIRGTTAMTRVKALRDLGAKKVHMRISCPPHRFPCYYGIDFSSKGELIAASKTEEELTRYLGLDTLHYLSIEGMLEASGVENPEDHFCKACFDGSYPVAFDPAVTKCCMG; this is encoded by the coding sequence ATGTTTGAAAATGAAAGACCCAGGGATGAATGCGGTGTATTTGGCCTTTATCGACACTCTGAGGCGGCAACGCTTACCTATTTTGGACTCTACGCCCTGCAGCACCGGGGTCAGGAAAGTGCAGGCATCTGTGTCTCCAGGAAAAACAATAAGATGGTTTCCCACAAGGGCATGGGGCTGGTCCACGATGTCTTTAAAATGGAGGACCTGGCGCGTATTGAGGGAGGAAGCGCCATCGGTCATGTGCGCTATTCCACCACCGGAGATTCTGTCCTAGCCAATGCCCAGCCCTTTGTGGCCCAGCACAAGGGCCGTGCCTATGCAGTGGCCCACAATGGGAACCTTGTGAATGCCCATAAACTAAAACAGGAGCTTGAGGAGAGTGGGTCGATTTTCCAGACCACCATGGACTCGGAAGTCTTTCTTCATCTTTTTGTTAAGAACCTCAAGGATGGGAATGTGGTAAGGGCGATCCAGCGCTCAGTTGCAAAGATTGAGGGGGCCTATTCGTTTGTGATTCTGACCTGTAAAGGTGAGGTTATCGGTGTAAAAGATCCCAATAGTTTCAGGCCCTTGGCCCTTGGTAAAATCAATGGCAGCTATGTGCTCTCCTCGGAGACCTGTGCCTTTGACCTGGTCCAGGCCGAGTTTGTAAGGGAGCTTGATCCCGGCGAGATCGTCATCATCAATGAGGACGGTGTTACGAGTATCAAGGCTGATCCGGAGCCGAAAACCGCTTCCCTGTGTATTTTTGAGTACATCTATTTTGCAAGGCCTGATTCCACCATTTTCGGCAAGAACGTCTACCAGATGCGAAAGGCCCATGGAAAGCGCCTTGCCCAGGAAGCCCCTGTGGATGCTGACTTTGTCATGCCCTTTCCGGATTCGGGCAACTACGCGGCCATCGGCTATGCCGAGGAGTCGGGCATTCCCTTTGAGATGGGCATGATCCGCAACCACTATGTGGGCCGAAGCTTTATCCAGCCCACCCAGAGCATGCGGGATTTTGCCGTGCGGGTCAAGCTCAACCCCGTCAGGGAGCTGATCCGGAACAAGGAGATCATCATCATTGAGGATTCCATCATCCGGGGAACCACGGCCATGACCAGGGTCAAGGCCCTGAGGGATTTAGGGGCTAAAAAGGTCCATATGCGCATCTCGTGTCCCCCCCACCGTTTCCCCTGCTACTACGGTATTGACTTTTCCTCCAAGGGTGAGCTGATTGCAGCCTCCAAGACCGAGGAAGAGCTGACCCGGTATCTTGGGCTTGACACCCTGCATTATCTCTCCATCGAGGGAATGCTCGAGGCAAGCGGGGTGGAAAATCCAGAAGATCATTTTTGCAAGGCATGCTTTGACGGATCCTATCCCGTGGCCTTTGATCCTGCTGTCACCAAATGCTGCATGGGTTAG
- a CDS encoding radical SAM protein yields MQRRTVAFSKDSSNLFFHILTKCNLRCKHCYINRDEHGRETLDIGTIKAWLALFLDRAPDTNLIFLGGEPTLHPDLAPAVRAARQMGFSSITIDTNGYLFHDILEKITPEDVDFISFSLDGATPATNDAIRGKGCYDACIAGVKRAVAKGFSTSMIYTVSGANIHELHLMPAMVKDLGIDRFFIQVVGIRGESAGANNDLQVTRERWLETVPLVAEQIAETGITVTWPKVFLNPGEVFECAGIVADNYFVFPNGRVYRCPLCEDYPVHGLEIRDNQLIPTTTLNETAFFKLTIPEGCVMNKLVQPGNITYGPDGRPEQKIACCMLKQEIVPD; encoded by the coding sequence ATGCAGCGAAGAACAGTGGCCTTTTCAAAGGATTCGTCTAATCTTTTTTTTCACATTCTCACCAAATGTAATCTCCGGTGCAAGCACTGCTACATCAACCGGGACGAGCACGGCAGAGAAACCCTGGACATTGGCACCATCAAAGCCTGGCTGGCCCTGTTTCTGGATCGAGCCCCAGACACCAACCTCATTTTTCTCGGGGGTGAGCCCACCCTTCACCCCGACCTTGCCCCTGCCGTTCGAGCGGCAAGGCAGATGGGATTTTCATCCATCACCATTGATACCAACGGATATCTTTTCCATGATATCCTGGAAAAGATCACCCCTGAGGATGTGGATTTCATCAGTTTTTCCCTGGACGGGGCAACCCCTGCCACCAATGACGCCATCCGGGGCAAGGGGTGCTATGACGCCTGTATCGCAGGCGTTAAACGGGCCGTTGCCAAGGGTTTTTCTACTTCCATGATCTACACGGTGAGTGGTGCCAATATCCATGAACTCCATCTGATGCCTGCCATGGTAAAAGACCTGGGCATTGATCGATTCTTTATCCAGGTGGTGGGTATCAGGGGAGAATCTGCAGGGGCGAACAACGATCTCCAGGTCACCCGGGAACGCTGGCTTGAAACTGTTCCTTTGGTAGCCGAACAAATTGCAGAGACCGGCATCACGGTCACCTGGCCCAAAGTGTTCCTCAATCCGGGTGAGGTGTTTGAGTGCGCAGGCATTGTGGCGGACAACTATTTTGTCTTTCCCAACGGCAGGGTCTACCGCTGTCCGTTGTGCGAAGACTATCCCGTCCACGGCCTTGAAATCAGGGACAACCAGCTCATCCCCACCACCACCCTGAACGAGACCGCCTTTTTTAAACTCACCATTCCCGAAGGCTGCGTCATGAACAAGCTGGTACAGCCCGGCAACATCACCTATGGACCGGATGGCAGGCCTGAACAGAAAATTGCCTGCTGCATGCTCAAACAGGAGATTGTTCCGGATTAG
- the carB gene encoding carbamoyl-phosphate synthase large subunit — translation MPKRTDIHKILIIGAGPIIISQGCEFDYSGTQACKALKEEGYEVILVNSNPATIMTDPETADRTYIEPVTPETLAKIIEKERPDALLPTLGGQTGLNTAVEAANMGVLERYNVEMIGASLEAINKAEDRELFRDAMNKIGLRIPESGFAHNMAEVETISARIGFPIIVRPSFTLGGTGGGVAYNPEELADLAKSGLDASMITQVMLEESVLGWKEYELEVMRDHAGNVVIVCSIENIDAMGVHTGDSLTVAPAQTLSDKEYQVLRDASIAIMQEIGVDTGGSNVQFAINPENGEMIIVEMNPRVSRSSALASKATGFPIAKIAAKLAVGYTLDEITNDITGETLACFEPSIDYCVVKIPRWTFEKFPETEDILSTAMKSVGETMSIGRTFKEAFQKGLRSLEIGRFGFGADGKDPAPGSISRTELEYKLATPNSQRIFFIRHALENGMDIETINALTSIDPWFLFQMKQLVEFDKTITLAGRELPKEMLKKAKRWGYSDRQLAHLTGNSEEKIERQRKRLGIVPVYKLVDTCAAEFRAATPYYYSTYEEECEARVSDRKKVIILGGGPNRIGQGIEFDYCCVHASFALREEGVESIMVNSNPETVSTDYDTSDKLYFEPLTREDVLHIVEKEKPFGVIVQFGGQTPLNLAMDLERAGVPIIGTSPDSIDRAEDRDRFQEMLDKLGIAQPANGIAVNIEEAYAVAEKIGYPVMVRPSFVLGGRAMKIVYDRSALEEYFNLAVLASPDHPVLIDQFLEDAFELDVDAISDGENTVIGGMMEHIEEAGIHSGDSACVLPPYSISKVHIDEMTEAAKALAKELKVKGLMNIQFGIMDDKVYVIEVNPRASRTIPFVSKATGVPLAKLATKVMLGKTLAELGLTEQKIPAHFSVKEAVMPFDRFSKVDPVLGPEMKSTGEVMGIDMDLGAAVAKAQLGAGQNLPTQGTVFISVQDSDKNAALSVAKDFYDMGFTLIATRGTAMFLGENSIPAKVIEKVSTGRPNVVDAIKNKEIQLILNTGASSQTKADGYAIRRSAIRYKVPYATTTDGTRAICKAIQALKRESLTVKAIQEYHKKVN, via the coding sequence ATGCCAAAACGAACCGACATACACAAGATTTTGATTATCGGAGCCGGCCCCATCATCATCAGCCAGGGGTGCGAGTTTGACTATTCAGGCACCCAGGCGTGCAAGGCCCTCAAGGAAGAAGGATATGAGGTGATCCTGGTCAACTCCAATCCCGCCACCATTATGACCGATCCTGAAACAGCCGATCGGACCTATATTGAGCCGGTCACCCCGGAAACCCTTGCCAAGATCATTGAAAAAGAGCGGCCCGACGCCCTGCTGCCCACCCTGGGCGGTCAGACCGGGCTTAACACGGCTGTGGAAGCCGCCAACATGGGGGTGCTTGAGCGTTACAATGTAGAGATGATCGGAGCTTCCCTTGAGGCCATCAATAAGGCTGAGGATCGGGAGCTGTTCCGGGATGCCATGAACAAAATCGGGCTGCGGATTCCAGAAAGCGGGTTTGCCCACAATATGGCCGAGGTCGAGACCATTTCTGCGAGGATAGGCTTTCCCATCATTGTCCGACCCAGTTTCACCCTGGGCGGCACCGGGGGTGGTGTGGCCTACAACCCTGAGGAACTTGCAGACCTTGCCAAGAGCGGCCTTGACGCAAGCATGATCACCCAGGTGATGCTTGAGGAGTCGGTTCTCGGCTGGAAAGAGTACGAGCTTGAGGTGATGCGGGACCATGCCGGTAACGTGGTGATCGTCTGTTCCATCGAGAACATTGACGCCATGGGGGTTCACACGGGCGACAGCCTGACCGTAGCCCCTGCCCAGACCCTGTCGGACAAGGAGTACCAGGTCTTGAGGGACGCCTCCATCGCCATCATGCAGGAGATCGGCGTTGACACGGGTGGCTCCAATGTCCAGTTTGCCATCAACCCTGAAAACGGGGAGATGATCATCGTGGAGATGAATCCCAGGGTATCGAGAAGTTCTGCCCTGGCCTCCAAGGCCACAGGGTTTCCCATTGCTAAAATTGCGGCAAAGCTTGCCGTGGGATACACCCTGGATGAGATCACCAACGACATCACCGGCGAAACCCTGGCCTGTTTTGAACCCTCCATTGATTACTGCGTGGTGAAAATTCCCCGCTGGACCTTTGAGAAGTTTCCCGAGACCGAAGATATCCTTTCCACGGCCATGAAGAGCGTGGGCGAGACCATGAGCATCGGCCGGACCTTTAAGGAGGCCTTTCAAAAGGGGCTTCGATCCCTTGAGATCGGCCGGTTCGGATTCGGGGCAGACGGCAAGGATCCGGCCCCCGGATCGATTTCCCGCACCGAGCTTGAGTACAAGCTTGCTACCCCTAACTCCCAGCGGATTTTCTTTATCAGGCACGCCCTTGAAAACGGCATGGACATTGAGACCATCAACGCACTCACCTCCATTGATCCCTGGTTCCTCTTTCAGATGAAGCAGCTGGTGGAGTTTGACAAGACAATCACCCTTGCCGGTCGTGAACTTCCCAAAGAGATGCTGAAAAAGGCCAAACGGTGGGGCTATTCCGATCGCCAGCTTGCCCATCTCACAGGAAACAGCGAAGAAAAGATTGAACGACAGCGCAAACGCCTTGGCATCGTGCCCGTTTATAAGCTTGTGGACACCTGTGCCGCCGAGTTCAGGGCTGCCACCCCCTACTACTACTCCACCTACGAGGAGGAGTGTGAAGCAAGGGTTTCGGATCGAAAAAAGGTGATCATCCTTGGCGGTGGACCCAACCGCATCGGCCAGGGCATCGAGTTTGACTATTGCTGCGTCCATGCATCGTTTGCCCTCAGGGAAGAGGGGGTTGAAAGCATCATGGTCAACTCCAACCCCGAAACCGTGAGTACGGACTACGACACCTCGGACAAGCTCTATTTTGAGCCGTTGACACGGGAAGATGTGCTCCACATCGTGGAAAAGGAAAAACCCTTTGGTGTCATTGTCCAGTTCGGCGGCCAGACCCCGCTGAACCTTGCCATGGACCTTGAACGGGCAGGGGTTCCCATCATCGGCACCAGCCCGGACAGCATTGACCGGGCAGAGGACAGGGACCGGTTCCAGGAGATGCTTGATAAGCTCGGCATTGCCCAGCCGGCCAATGGCATTGCCGTGAACATTGAGGAGGCCTATGCCGTTGCTGAAAAGATCGGCTATCCCGTGATGGTCCGGCCGTCGTTTGTTCTCGGGGGCAGGGCCATGAAGATCGTGTATGACCGTTCAGCCCTTGAGGAGTATTTCAACCTTGCCGTGCTCGCCTCCCCGGATCATCCGGTGCTCATTGATCAGTTCCTCGAGGATGCGTTTGAGCTTGACGTGGACGCCATCTCCGACGGTGAGAACACGGTGATCGGTGGCATGATGGAGCACATTGAAGAGGCTGGTATCCACTCGGGTGATTCCGCCTGTGTGCTTCCTCCCTACTCCATATCAAAGGTCCACATCGACGAGATGACCGAGGCGGCAAAGGCCCTGGCAAAGGAGCTCAAGGTCAAAGGGCTGATGAACATTCAGTTTGGCATCATGGATGACAAGGTTTACGTGATTGAGGTCAATCCCAGGGCGTCCCGGACCATTCCCTTTGTGAGCAAGGCCACGGGCGTTCCCCTGGCAAAGCTTGCCACCAAGGTGATGCTGGGAAAAACCCTGGCCGAACTTGGACTGACCGAGCAGAAGATTCCGGCCCATTTTTCGGTAAAAGAGGCTGTCATGCCCTTTGACCGGTTTTCCAAAGTGGACCCGGTGCTCGGCCCTGAGATGAAGTCCACGGGTGAGGTCATGGGCATTGACATGGACCTTGGGGCCGCCGTTGCAAAGGCCCAGCTGGGGGCGGGTCAGAACCTGCCCACCCAGGGTACGGTGTTCATCAGCGTCCAGGACAGCGATAAGAATGCGGCCCTGTCCGTTGCAAAGGATTTTTACGACATGGGTTTTACCCTTATTGCCACAAGGGGTACGGCCATGTTTCTCGGTGAAAATTCCATCCCGGCTAAGGTTATTGAAAAGGTTTCCACGGGTCGGCCGAATGTGGTGGATGCCATCAAGAACAAGGAGATTCAGCTTATTCTCAACACCGGGGCCAGCAGTCAGACCAAGGCCGACGGCTATGCCATCCGCAGGTCGGCCATTCGGTACAAGGTTCCCTATGCAACCACAACTGACGGCACACGTGCCATCTGTAAGGCCATCCAGGCCCTTAAAAGAGAGAGCCTTACGGTTAAGGCGATCCAGGAATATCACAAAAAGGTGAATTAA